A DNA window from Leptospira langatensis contains the following coding sequences:
- a CDS encoding LA_0442/LA_0875 N-terminal domain-containing protein produces the protein MSALLTGLVILLCCEDIFALDFVRLKNGQIIRGKIVLEDDEKVLIAENEDFVRFLDKEFVAQVSYEKGKPTPTAPAQPALAAEKKTPPGRVSDIPQSHVETSPPNMYGPSGGATNGNGAAADTNIEVIHEVVTDFIWRGLSFSGEIANRRDNESYKAMTFVPSYQPTVTLNTPLKGLQVQFWGNFQLTERNDRDNDGRFQQYPGGPGPAYPGQGAAGSLSPFSAPSPDTLNAACPYDTQSNLISGVHSLGSTCGGNTPGFKKEQNGMKRSDGLFYAFYYNFDKTSWGTFTAGIWFYNTFQKSTAYLSPALGAFNSQAEQGIAGANNPSTQITRLAWQEYFFFWKLPFLQWASPTISFYTQFSQENAGLMAGKNYLSLTVGHEFFQDKFFRILPQINVGYAMSNNIVDNRNGIQDVTSTITFFFGKFFFKAANIWRPNLYMYDTDNYYGATGGYVNANNRDNKIVDPSKVNGPVNQLVLDYINGSSLSDQMKQAVRDSYLLQKIPAHLFWFSIGFSQSF, from the coding sequence ATGTCCGCTCTTTTGACCGGGCTCGTGATCCTCCTATGCTGCGAAGATATCTTCGCATTGGACTTTGTTCGTCTGAAGAATGGCCAGATCATTCGCGGTAAGATCGTATTAGAAGACGATGAGAAAGTCTTGATTGCGGAGAACGAGGACTTCGTTCGTTTTTTAGATAAAGAGTTCGTAGCTCAAGTGAGTTACGAAAAGGGAAAACCGACTCCTACAGCTCCGGCACAACCGGCATTAGCCGCCGAGAAGAAGACTCCTCCTGGCAGAGTCTCCGACATTCCTCAATCTCATGTGGAGACTTCTCCTCCCAATATGTATGGGCCAAGTGGTGGTGCGACGAATGGTAACGGAGCGGCTGCAGATACGAACATAGAAGTGATCCACGAGGTGGTGACGGACTTTATTTGGCGGGGACTCAGTTTCTCCGGTGAGATCGCGAACAGAAGGGATAACGAAAGCTATAAGGCGATGACATTCGTTCCTTCTTATCAACCGACTGTTACGCTCAATACTCCTTTAAAAGGCCTTCAAGTGCAGTTCTGGGGGAATTTTCAGTTAACCGAAAGAAACGATCGGGACAATGACGGAAGATTCCAGCAATATCCAGGAGGTCCGGGACCTGCATATCCTGGGCAAGGAGCTGCCGGTTCACTCAGCCCCTTCTCCGCACCTAGTCCTGATACGTTAAACGCTGCTTGTCCTTACGACACTCAGTCCAATCTAATCTCCGGGGTCCATAGTCTCGGCTCTACTTGCGGTGGGAATACTCCAGGCTTCAAGAAAGAACAGAACGGTATGAAAAGATCGGACGGTCTCTTCTATGCATTCTATTATAATTTCGACAAGACGAGTTGGGGAACTTTTACTGCGGGGATCTGGTTTTATAATACATTCCAGAAGAGCACTGCGTATCTTTCTCCCGCGTTAGGCGCGTTTAATTCGCAGGCGGAGCAAGGAATTGCAGGTGCGAATAATCCTTCTACTCAGATCACTCGACTCGCATGGCAGGAATACTTCTTCTTTTGGAAACTTCCTTTCTTACAATGGGCGAGCCCAACGATCTCCTTTTATACCCAATTCTCCCAAGAGAACGCGGGTTTAATGGCGGGAAAGAATTACCTCTCCTTAACTGTAGGACACGAATTTTTTCAGGATAAGTTCTTCCGTATTCTTCCGCAGATCAATGTAGGTTATGCGATGAGTAATAATATCGTGGATAACAGGAACGGGATCCAGGATGTCACCTCCACCATAACTTTCTTCTTCGGGAAATTCTTCTTCAAGGCTGCGAATATCTGGAGACCGAATCTGTACATGTACGATACGGATAATTATTACGGAGCCACAGGTGGCTACGTAAACGCAAACAATCGGGACAACAAGATCGTAGATCCTTCCAAGGTGAACGGTCCGGTGAACCAACTCGTATTGGATTATATCAACGGCTCTTCTCTCTCCGATCAAATGAAGCAGGCGGTCCGGGATTCGTACTTATTACAGAAGATACCTGCGCACCTTTTTTGGTTTAGCATAGGATTCAGCCAAAGCTTTTAA